A stretch of the Rosa rugosa chromosome 5, drRosRugo1.1, whole genome shotgun sequence genome encodes the following:
- the LOC133711366 gene encoding uncharacterized protein LOC133711366 has translation MKRLWVKIRQSPDEEYQEMCTTNAIVIATVTEAEFANQPRRRGSLPGRALNEKRFREERDKNMMEDYFVQRPVFNDEEFRTSYRMSHNVFNRNSGDLCRYDRYFVQKSDVAKKVGLFPEQKLTCSLRMLAYGAGADQSAEYCQMAKSTSIKALQRFTRGIVNLYSAEYVWAPTPADLRRLLTKAERRGFSGMIERIDCMHWQ, from the coding sequence ATGAAGAGGTTGTGGGTTAAGATTCGACAATCTCCAGATGAAGAATATCAAGAGATGTGTACGACTAATGCTATTGTGATCGCAACAGTCACTGAAGCTGAATTTGCTAATCAACCTCGACGACGGGGTTCCCTACCGGGTCGTGCACTGAACGAGAAGCGATTTAGGGAAGAAAGAGACAAAAACATGATGGAAGATTACTTTGTTCAACGTCCAGTTTTCAATGATGAGGAATTTCGAACAAGTTACAGGATGAGTCACAATGTTTTCAACCGCAACTCTGGTGACCTTTGCCGCTATGACCGGTACTTTGTTCAAAAATCAGATGTTGCTAAGAAAGTCGGACTATTTCCAGAGCAAAAGCTGACATGTTCCTTACGAATGCTTGCTTACGGTGCTGGGGCAGATCAATCCGCTGAATATTGTCAAATGGCAAAATCTACCTCCATCAAGGCTCTTCAACGATTTACAAGAGGAATCGTTAATCTGTACTCAGCAGAATACGTCTGGGCTCCTACTCCGGCCGACCTCAGAAGACTACTCACCAAAGCTGAGAGAAGAGGTTTTTCTGGGATGATTGAAAGAATCGACTGCATGCACTGGCAATAG
- the LOC133709049 gene encoding probable linoleate 9S-lipoxygenase 5 has protein sequence MGFCSSSTVARDVMDTVCLKKSNEKPNQKVSESKKIRGTVVLMKKNVLDFKDMKASLFDRIHEFLGKGVSMQLISATQPEPAENGLMSRGKIGKIAYLENWSTTLTSLSLTAGDTAFTASIDWDESMGVPGALMIRNHHHSQFYLKRITLDDVPGHGRVHFVCNSWVYPAHRYNYNRIFFSNKAYLPSQTPELLLPYREEELSNLRGSGSGELKEWDRVYDYAYYNDLGSPDKGPEYARPVLGGSQEYPYPRRGRTGRKPTKTDPNSESRLFLLSLDIYVPRDERFGHVKFSDFLAYALKSLVQILLPELRSLCDKTIDEFDTFEDVLDLYEGGIKLPNGPTLKKLRDRVPWELLRELLRSDGERFLKFPMPDVIKEDKCAWRTDEEFAREMLAGVNPVNITRLQEFPPTSKLDPKVYGNQNSSIRKEQIEKNMNGLSVEEAIKSNRLFILDHHDALMTYLRRINTTTTKTYATRTFLLLQEDGTLKPLAIELSLPHPQGEHHGAVSKVFTPAEDGIEASVWQLAKAYAAVNDSGYHQLISHWLNTHAVIEPFIIATNRQLSVLHPIHKLLQPHFRDTMNINALARQILINAGGVLEKTVFPAKYAMEMSAVIYKNWVFTEQALPADLLKRGMAISDPSSPHGLRLLIEDYPFAVDGLEIWSAIETWVTEYCTFYYPTDNVVESDSELQKWWEELRNEGHGDKRDEPWWPEMQTRAELIQSCTIIIWIASALHAAVNFGQWPYAGYLPNRPTISRRFMPEPGTAEYDELETNPDVAFLKTITSQLQTLLGVSLIEILSRHSTDEIYLGQRDTLEWTSDGEALAAFDRFGKKLIEIENRITEMNEDERWKNRVGPVKMPYTLLYPGTSDYSREGGLTGKGIPNSVSI, from the exons ATGGGTTTCTGCTCAAGTTCCACAGTAGCACGGGATGTGATGGATACAGTTTGTCTGAAGAAGAGCAATGAGAAGCCAAATCAGAAGGTGAGTGAGAGCAAGAAGATAAGAGGAACAGTGGTGTTGATGAAGAAGAACGTGTTGGACTTCAAAGACATGAAGGCATCACTTTTTGATCGAATCCATGAGTTTCTGGGCAAGGGTGTTTCCATGCAGCTCATCAGTGCTACTCAACCTGAGCCTGCAG AAAATGGGTTGATGTCGAGAGGGAAGATTGGAAAGATAGCTTACTTGGAGAACTGGAGTACAACCCTTACATCCTTAAGCTTGACTGCTGGAGATACTGCTTTCACCGCTTCAATTGACTGGGATGAGTCAATGGGAGTTCCTGGGGCTTTGATGatcagaaaccatcaccatagCCAATTTTACCTCAAGAGGATTACATTAGATGATGTTCCTGGACACGGTCGAGTCCATTTTGTCTGCAATTCCTGGGTTTACCCTGCACATCGTTACAATTATAATCGGATATTTTTCTCCAACAAG GCCTACCTGCCATCTCAAACACCTGAGCTGTTACTCCCTTACAGGGAAGAAGAGCTGAGTAATCTCCGTGGAAGTGGATCAGGCGAGCTAAAGGAGTGGGACAGAGTCTATGACTATGCTTACTACAATGATTTGGGAAGTCCAGACAAGGGTCCAGAATATGCACGCCCTGTTCTTGGTGGATCACAAGAGTATCCCTATCCAAGAAGAGGAAGAACTGGTCGAAAACCAACTAAAACTG ACCCCAACTCTGAGAGCAGGCTGTTTCTTCTAAGTCTAGACATCTATGTTCCAAGAGATGAGCGCTTTGGCCACGTGAAGTTTTCAGATTTTCTTGCATATGCCCTAAAATCCCTGGTTCAGATATTGCTCCCAGAGCTTAGATCTCTGTGTGATAAAACTATCGATGAGTTTGACACGTTTGAGGATGTACTTGATCTCTATGAAGGAGGCATCAAGCTACCAAATGGGCCTACACTCAAAAAATTAAGGGATCGTGTCCCTTGGGAGCTTCTCAGGGAACTACTTCGCTCAGATGGCGAGCGATTTCTCAAGTTCCCAATGCCTGATGTGATTAAAG AGGATAAATGTGCATGGAGGACGGATGAAGAGTTTGCAAGAGAAATGCTGGCAGGGGTTAACCCTGTTAACATCACTCGCCTTCAA GAATTTCCCCCAACCAGCAAGCTAGACCCTAAAGTATATGGGAATCAGAACAGTTCAATACGAAAAGAACAGATAGAAAAGAACATGAATGGCCTCAGTGTTGAAGAA GCAATTAAAAGCAACAGACTTTTCATATTAGATCATCATGATGCATTAATGACATACCTGAGACGAATAAACACAACAACGACAAAGACCTATGCCACCAGAACTTTCCTCTTGCTACAAGAAGATGGGACATTGAAGCCTTTGGCAATTGAGTTAAGCCTTCCACATCCACAAGGGGAGCATCATGGTGCTGTCAGCAAAGTTTTCACTCCAGCAGAAGATGGCATCGAGGCTTCAGTTTGGCAGCTGGCCAAAGCTTACGCTGCTGTAAATGATTCTGGCTATCATCAACTTATCAGCCACTG GTTAAACACCCATGCTGTAATAGAGCCATTTATAATTGCAACAAATAGACAGTTGAGTGTGCTTCACCCGATACATAAGCTTCTGCAACCACACTTCCGGGACACGATGAACATAAATGCCCTGGCCAGGCAAATCCTAATCAATGCTGGAGGGGTGCTTGAGAAGACAGTCTTCCCAGCTAAATATGCCATGGAAATGTCTGCTGTTATTTATAAAAACTGGGTATTCACCGAGCAAGCACTACCTGCTGACTTGCTCAAGAG GGGAATGGCAATTTCGGACCCAAGCAGCCCTCATGGCCTCAGACTTCTGATAGAAGATTACCCCTTTGCTGTTGATGGGCTGGAAATATGGTCTGCCATTGAAACTTGGGTCACTGAATATTGCACTTTCTACTATCCAACAGATAACGTGGTCGAAAGTGATTCTGAACTCCAGAAATGGTGGGAAGAGCTTCGCAATGAAGGCCATGGTGACAAGAGGGATGAACCATGGTGGCCAGAGATGCAAACTAGAGCCGAACTTATCCAATCATGCACCATAATCATATGGATAGCTTCTGCCCTCCATGCTGCTGTGAATTTTGGGCAGTGGCCTTATGCTGGCTACCTCCCAAATCGCCCAACAATAAGCCGCCGATTCATGCCTGAGCCAGGCACTGCTGAATATGATGAACTTGagacaaaccctgatgtggCCTTCCTGAAAACAATTACATCCCAGCTCCAAACTCTTCTTGGCGTATCTCTGATAGAGATTTTATCACGACATTCAACTGATGAGATTTATCTTGGACAAAGAGATACTCTTGAGTGGACTTCAGATGGTGAGGCACTAGCAGCATTTGATAGATTCGGAAAGAAGCTGATAGAAATTGAGAACAGAATTACAGAAATGAACGAGGATGAGAGATGGAAGAACAGAGTTGGGCCCGTCAAGATGCCTTATACCTTGCTCTATCCCGGCACCTCAGATTACTCTAGAGAGGGTGGACTCACCGGAAAGGGAATTCCCAACAGTGTCTCAATATGA